The genome window AAAAGATAGTCGAAATAGTAAATGTTGTGCGCGAAAAAGGGATGAGGGCTAAAGTAGCCGTTACATCCAATAATCCGAAAGTCGACCCTGTAGGCGCTTGTGTCGGTATTAAAGGAGCAAGGGTAAAACCTATCATAGACGAGCTTTTCGGAGAACGCATAGACCTTATACCCTTTTCGAACGACCCGGAAAGATATATCGCATCATCTCTTTCACCTGCAAAAGTTACGCGGGTTAACCTGATATCAAAAGAAGCAAAAAAGGCGGAGGTTATAGTAAACGATGAAATGCTCTCTCTTGCCATCGGAAAGAGCGGGCATAATGTCCGACTTGCCGCAAAATTGGTAGGATGGCACATCGATATCCGCTCAGAATCCCAGAAAAAGAAGGAAACAGAACAGAATAATACCGTGGTAAGCGAGAATCTAAGCAAACTTAAAGGCGTAGGGCAAAAAACCGTTGAAGTCTTAACGAAAGCAGGTTTTATTGACATCAATAAACTTGCCAATGCAAAAATAGATGACTTAACGACTTTACAAGGCATCGGAGAAAAAACCGCCAAGAAAATAATAGACTCAGCAAAGGAATTAATTAACACGAAACTTCAGGAGGCAAAAGAAACAGAAACAAAAGCAACGGAAACAGACGAAGCCCCTGCAGCAAAGCCTAAAACAAAAGAAAAATCATCAAAAAAGGAAGAGTAATCGTGTTTAAAGAGGATTAAAATATGGCCCCAAAAGAGAAAGACAAACCAGTTTCAAAAAAGGCGACCCCCGTAAAAAAGGCTGAACCACGCAAGGTTAAAGAGAAGAAAGCAGCAGCCCCGGAATTAAAAGAAAAATCCCCTGCTCCAGCCGGGGCTAAGGAAAAAAAACCCAGAACCAAGAAAGTACCTGCGGAACCTAAAGCCGAAAAAAAGGCAAAAATACCCAAGAAAGAACCGGCAGAAAAAAAAATAAAACCTAAAGCCATAAAACCGGCCAAGGAAGAAAAAGTAAAAGCAGCCGAAAAAATCGTAGAAAAACATAAGGAAGCAAAAGAACCGGAAGTTAAAGAAAAAAAACATGAAGTTCATATAAAACCGCCTTCAGCAGAGCCCGTTATCGAACAGAAAGCCGAAGTTCCTCAAGCAGTCCCTAAAAAAGAAGAAAAAAAGCACGGAAGAGATATCAGGATAAACGAGCTTACCACAATACGCGAGATAGCAGAAAAGCTGGGGCAAACTACCGGCGATGTGATCAAGAAATTATTGTCTATGGGCACGCTTGCAACGATAAACCAGAGAATAGACCTGGAAGTTGCGGAGCTCTTGGCCAGTGAATACGGATTTGATATAAAATTTGCATCGATATTTGAAGGCGAGAAAATAGCCGAAGAAGAAGATGATGTCGAAAATCTAAAACCGAGGCCTGCGGTCGTGACTATTATGGGCCATGTAAATCATGGAAAAACTTCTCTTTTGGATGCCATCAGGGAAACCGATGTAGCCAGTAAGGAAGCAGGGGGAATAACACAGCATATAGGCGCCTATAAAGTTAAAACAGCAAAAGGCGAGGTGACTTTCCTTGACACGCCCGGCCATGAAGCATTTACCGCGATGCGTTCGCGCGGTGCCCAGGTTACGGATATAGTTGTGCTTGTAGTTGCTGCAGATGACGGCGTAATGCCCCAGACAGTTGAGGCCCTGGACCATGCGCGTGCAGCGGCTGTCCCCATAATCGTAGCGATCAACAAAATAGATGTTCCAGGAGCAAACCCTTCCCAGGTAAAGCAGGAGCTTACAAAATATAACCTTCTTTCCGAAGATTGGGGTGGCGATACCATAATGGTAGAGGTTTCTGCAAAAAACAATATCAAGATCGACGCACTGCTTGAAATGATACTTTTAAAAGCTGAAATGATGGAGCTAAAGGCAAATCCGGATACTCTGGCCAGGGGAGCTGTAGTAGAAGCCAGGCTTGACCATAAAAGAGGCCCTGTTATAACCGTTTTGATCCAGAAAGGCACTCTTCATGTCGGTGATAATTTTATAGTGGGTACTACGTACGGCAAAGTGCGCGCCATGACCGATGACCACGGCAAAAAGCTTGATGAAGCAAAACCTGTGACACCCGTTGAGATCCTGGGAGTAAATTCTCTTCCCCATGCAGGCGACAGGTTCATCGCGATGGATGACGAACGAAAAGCAAGAGAAATAGCCCAGACCAGGTTCAGCCGGGCAAGAGAAGAAAGGATGAAACCGAGGCATCATTTGTCATTGGAAGATATCAGCTCCGGAAAAGTCAAAGAACTAAGGCTTGTCCTAAAGGCTGATGTTCAGGGGTCTTTAGGAGCGCTGCGCGATTCCTTAGATAAGCTTTCAACACCGGAAATAAAACTTACGATAATTCACGGCGGGATCGGCACCATAAACGAATCGGACGTGACCTTAGCCGCTGCAAGCGATGCTATAATAATGGGGTTCAGCATTAAACCTGACACCGCAGTCGAGCGCATGGCTGAACGCGAAGGGGTAAGCATCAGGATTTACCGCATTATATACGAGGTCATTGCCGATGTAAGGGCGGCAATGGAAGGCATGCTTGAACCGCAATTAAAGGAAATAAGCCTTGGAAAAGCCCAGGTAAGGCAGGTTTTTAAAATATCCAAGGTGGGCACTATTGCGGGATGCAGTGTCCTGGAAGGGAAAATACAGAGGGGTTGTAAAGTGAGGATCCTTCGTGACAACGTAATAATTTATGACGGAAATATAATTACCTTAAGAAGGTTCAAAGATGACGTCAAAGAAGTTGACAAAGGTTTTGAATGCGGTATAGGCCTTGAGAGATATTCTGACTTTAAGAATGGAGATATTTTGGATTTATATACTTTTGAAAAAATAGCAAGAAAACTTGAAGACAATAAATAAAGAGATTGCAAATTGCAAAATGAAAATTGCAAAATGAAGATTATATACAGCAAACCAACAAAAAAACTAATTACAGTAGGGATATATGGAAAGTTATAAACGGGCTGTCAGGGTGGGGGAGCTGATACAGCATGAAATATCGAAGATCGTACAGGAACTGAAAGAGCCAGGGTTGGGGTTTATTACGATTACGGGAGTTAAGCTTACCGATGACCTGAAATCTGCCAGGGTTTTTTACTCGATAATAGGCGATGAAAAAGACAAAAAAATAAATGACGAGA of Candidatus Liberimonas magnetica contains these proteins:
- the nusA gene encoding transcription termination factor NusA; protein product: MPEKSEMILALEQIEKDKGIPKGDIIKVIENALVSAYKKHVGKDVNVEAVVNPESGEMGAVVIKKVVLELKNPSLEITLDEAKAIKSDIKLDEDLRMPLDTQDFSRIAAQIAKQVIVQKIRESERQSLFDDYKGKVGLMVNGVVWRFANRNIIVDLGKTEAILPVSEQISKEKFNLGQHVRAIIVKVEKGSRGPVVVLSRSHPDLVKRLFEVEVPEIYEKIVEIVNVVREKGMRAKVAVTSNNPKVDPVGACVGIKGARVKPIIDELFGERIDLIPFSNDPERYIASSLSPAKVTRVNLISKEAKKAEVIVNDEMLSLAIGKSGHNVRLAAKLVGWHIDIRSESQKKKETEQNNTVVSENLSKLKGVGQKTVEVLTKAGFIDINKLANAKIDDLTTLQGIGEKTAKKIIDSAKELINTKLQEAKETETKATETDEAPAAKPKTKEKSSKKEE
- the infB gene encoding translation initiation factor IF-2, encoding MAPKEKDKPVSKKATPVKKAEPRKVKEKKAAAPELKEKSPAPAGAKEKKPRTKKVPAEPKAEKKAKIPKKEPAEKKIKPKAIKPAKEEKVKAAEKIVEKHKEAKEPEVKEKKHEVHIKPPSAEPVIEQKAEVPQAVPKKEEKKHGRDIRINELTTIREIAEKLGQTTGDVIKKLLSMGTLATINQRIDLEVAELLASEYGFDIKFASIFEGEKIAEEEDDVENLKPRPAVVTIMGHVNHGKTSLLDAIRETDVASKEAGGITQHIGAYKVKTAKGEVTFLDTPGHEAFTAMRSRGAQVTDIVVLVVAADDGVMPQTVEALDHARAAAVPIIVAINKIDVPGANPSQVKQELTKYNLLSEDWGGDTIMVEVSAKNNIKIDALLEMILLKAEMMELKANPDTLARGAVVEARLDHKRGPVITVLIQKGTLHVGDNFIVGTTYGKVRAMTDDHGKKLDEAKPVTPVEILGVNSLPHAGDRFIAMDDERKAREIAQTRFSRAREERMKPRHHLSLEDISSGKVKELRLVLKADVQGSLGALRDSLDKLSTPEIKLTIIHGGIGTINESDVTLAAASDAIIMGFSIKPDTAVERMAEREGVSIRIYRIIYEVIADVRAAMEGMLEPQLKEISLGKAQVRQVFKISKVGTIAGCSVLEGKIQRGCKVRILRDNVIIYDGNIITLRRFKDDVKEVDKGFECGIGLERYSDFKNGDILDLYTFEKIARKLEDNK
- the rbfA gene encoding 30S ribosome-binding factor RbfA — its product is MESYKRAVRVGELIQHEISKIVQELKEPGLGFITITGVKLTDDLKSARVFYSIIGDEKDKKINDEILKNVTPFIRHMLAVRVNLRYTPTIEFNYDDTPERATRIFEILEKIKKEESLENPNDS